A stretch of Gallus gallus isolate bGalGal1 chromosome 2, bGalGal1.mat.broiler.GRCg7b, whole genome shotgun sequence DNA encodes these proteins:
- the LOC121113070 gene encoding translation initiation factor IF-2-like produces MWRYGTWLRGVPSRQPGHAAARSLPRAARRSCGVGRARQRRPSTRGARSRRLAGTRRHRPHVRASAGVAPLSPRSGPRAPPLPCALRLALPRRQPAGGRAARTRVPAPSRTHPPPCTCCPRHRGWGGLGRAESRVALTSALMQPRRRGGAEEMASAATPSPRGRGRRRSSSTGGGAEWPRGSQRPPTATARPPVAPLIGRGGGRALRYGRGLAPRSGRRHSVGLEAASGPLGGGCPTRYGRVWCRPRSGGR; encoded by the exons ATGTGGCGCTACGGGACATGGCTACGGGGCGTG CCCAGCAGGCAGCCGGGGCACGCGGCAGCGCGGAGTCTCCCCAGGGCCGCCCGGCGGAGCTGCGGTGTCGGGCGAGCGAGGCAGAGGCGGCCCTCTACGCGCGGAGCGCGCTCCCGGCGGCTGGCGGGGACGCGCCGCCACCGCCCCCACGTGCGCGCCTCCGCCGGCGTAGCGCCCCTCTCCCCCCGGTCCGGCCCCCGCGCGCCGCCGCTGCCCTGCGCGCTGCGCCTCGCGCTGCCCCGCCGCCAGCCCGCAGGGGGTCGGGCTGCGCGCACACGTGTCCCCGCCCCCTCCCGCACTCACCCGCCGCCCTGTACGTGCTGCCCCCGTCacagggggtgggggggattgGGCCGGGCGGAGTCGCGCGTCGCTCTCACGTCAGCGCTGATGCAGCCGCGCCGCCGCGGGGGCGCTGAGGAAATGGCGTCTGCGGCGACTCCCAGCCCCAGGGGCCGCGGAAGGAGGCGGAGCTCGAGCACAGGCGGAGGCGCCGAGTGGCCGCGGGGCTCCCAACGGCCGCCAACCGCCACCGCGCGCCCTCCGGTAGCGCCCCTGATTGGCCGCGGGGGGGGACGAGCCCTCCGCTACGGGCGGGGCCTCGCGCCGCGCTCGGGGCGCCGCCATTCCGTGGGGCTGGAGGCCGCGTCGGGGCCGCTGGGCGGAGGCTGCCCGACGCGCTATGGCCGGGTGTGGTGCCGGCCGCGCTCCGGCGGGCGATAA
- the CREM gene encoding cAMP-responsive element modulator isoform 3 (isoform 3 is encoded by transcript variant 3) has product MTMEMVESQQDDNAVDSMSDRDAVHNRSQPDKREISSVSQVASIADDSAESEEITDTQKRREILSRRPSYRKILNELSSDTPAIPRIEEEKSEEEGAGISPLSMPSSLYHSSTGQFSMFAKILCFVAEQNRNSSFS; this is encoded by the exons ATGACCATGGAAATGGTTGAATCGCAACAGGATGATAACGCAGTGGATTCTATGTCAGATAGAGACGCTGTTCACAATCGCAGTCAGCCAGACAAGCGTGAGATTTCCTCAGTATCTCAG GTAGCATCGATTGCAGACGACTCTGCAGAATCAGAAGAGATAACTGATACTCAAAAACGTAGGGAAATACTTTCAAGAAGGCCTTCATACCG aaaaatttTGAATGAACTCTCTTCAGATACTCCTGCAATCCCAAGGATTGAAGAAGAAAAGTCAGAAGAAGAAGGAGCTGGAATTTCTCCACTGTCCATGCCAAGCAGCCTGTATCACTCTAGCACAGGGCAATTCAGTATGTTTGCAAAGATACTGTGTTTTGTTGCAGAACAAAATAGGAACAGTTCTTTTTCTTAG